A region of Methanomicrobiales archaeon DNA encodes the following proteins:
- a CDS encoding LURP-one-related family protein, whose amino-acid sequence MAERGPRGREGAGGHQYKMREKLVSIGDDFWIEDNAGNRAFKVDGKALRVRNTLVIQSKEGQDLYKIQEKMLRIKDTMEIEKGAGGTAATIKKALITPMRDRWTVNIPGGGDWDIQGNILDHEYRIEKGREKIAEVSKKWFRVRDTYGVEVAPGQDDALILAITAAIDQMAS is encoded by the coding sequence ATGGCAGAACGCGGCCCCCGAGGCCGCGAAGGTGCAGGCGGGCACCAGTACAAGATGCGAGAGAAGCTGGTCTCTATCGGCGATGACTTCTGGATCGAGGATAATGCCGGTAACAGGGCGTTCAAGGTGGACGGCAAAGCGCTCCGCGTACGGAACACCCTGGTTATCCAGAGCAAGGAAGGGCAGGATCTCTACAAGATCCAGGAGAAGATGCTCCGGATCAAGGATACGATGGAGATCGAGAAGGGGGCCGGCGGTACGGCTGCAACAATCAAGAAAGCCCTGATCACACCCATGCGGGACCGCTGGACGGTAAATATCCCCGGGGGCGGGGACTGGGACATCCAGGGCAACATCCTGGACCACGAGTACCGGATCGAGAAAGGTCGGGAGAAGATCGCCGAGGTCTCCAAGAAGTGGTTCCGGGTGCGGGACACCTACGGAGTGGAGGTCGCCCCCGGGCAGGACGACGCGCTTATCCTGGCAATTACGGCAGCGATCGACCAGATGGCAAGCTGA